In Ignavibacteriales bacterium, the following are encoded in one genomic region:
- a CDS encoding metallophosphoesterase, producing the protein MWRLLFIVVFAVIIGLELLVLFTFRKFLKKRNIPSKWVNLISYGPYILFILPFIFILVTGARLADLPDWLYNSYVLPFYTFTAANFFVGVYLLLGKIIKLPFQLGSFIISRFDKGKKWLAGLKEKRSVQRFDSSRRKFVTASAAAVTGYAFIGAGIAVSGKDDYEITNREITISNLPPALKGTTITLICDLHSGPYMPESIMHHYADIVNDIGSDIILIPGDLTNSYTSEAAPFAKAFRDVKAKHGIFATLGNHDYFSDPNYIADVVKNETPIRLMRNESFELDINGEKLSLIGVEDTRRSNADYDPELIGNLNTSITHAEKNIPGFSTQPKIMLHHKPYFIKNIAEKNVDLVVSGHTHGGQIVLAKFGKTNISLASTISPYLSGLYKEGNSQMYVSRGVGVVGLPLRLNCPPEITKITLV; encoded by the coding sequence ATGTGGAGACTCCTATTCATAGTTGTTTTTGCGGTAATAATCGGGCTGGAATTACTGGTTCTGTTCACCTTTAGAAAATTCCTCAAAAAAAGGAACATTCCTTCTAAATGGGTCAATCTCATCTCGTATGGACCCTACATTTTATTCATATTACCGTTTATATTCATTCTTGTCACGGGTGCCCGGCTTGCCGACCTCCCGGATTGGCTCTATAATTCCTACGTACTTCCTTTTTACACTTTCACAGCCGCTAACTTCTTCGTCGGCGTTTATCTTCTCCTGGGAAAGATAATCAAACTCCCGTTCCAGCTCGGATCGTTCATCATCTCACGCTTCGACAAAGGGAAAAAATGGCTCGCCGGTCTGAAAGAAAAGAGATCCGTCCAAAGGTTCGACTCATCACGCAGAAAGTTCGTCACGGCTTCCGCCGCTGCTGTTACCGGGTATGCTTTCATTGGTGCCGGCATCGCAGTCTCCGGAAAGGATGACTACGAAATAACGAACAGAGAAATAACTATCTCCAATCTCCCTCCCGCGCTTAAGGGTACTACCATCACACTCATCTGTGATCTTCACAGTGGTCCCTATATGCCGGAGTCGATTATGCACCATTACGCCGACATCGTTAATGATATTGGATCCGATATTATTCTTATTCCCGGCGACCTCACTAATTCATACACATCCGAAGCCGCCCCGTTCGCGAAAGCCTTCCGCGACGTTAAAGCTAAACACGGCATTTTCGCCACTCTCGGAAATCACGACTACTTCTCCGACCCCAATTACATCGCGGACGTTGTAAAAAATGAAACACCCATCCGCCTCATGAGAAACGAATCCTTCGAGCTCGATATCAATGGCGAAAAGCTCTCGCTTATTGGAGTTGAAGATACACGAAGGAGTAACGCCGACTACGACCCCGAGTTGATCGGCAATCTCAATACATCCATCACTCACGCAGAGAAGAACATCCCCGGCTTTTCTACCCAGCCCAAGATAATGTTGCACCATAAACCTTACTTCATCAAAAACATTGCCGAAAAGAATGTTGATCTTGTGGTGAGCGGACACACTCATGGTGGACAGATCGTCCTCGCCAAATTTGGTAAAACGAACATCTCTCTTGCTTCGACTATCAGTCCTTATCTCAGTGGATTGTATAAAGAAGGTAACTCACAAATGTATGTATCGCGCGGTGTTGGTGTTGTCGGCTTGCCGCTAAGGCTCAACTGCCCGCCTGAAATAACAAAAATAACTCTCGTCTAA
- a CDS encoding outer membrane beta-barrel protein: protein MKKINVLVLLIVSLFIGSGISYAQPKITLNAYGGYGVPLGDFATEVPTNTRADADYFPYYTKQLLTFGADGKLAFGKTGNGRVVFGIGYNMFSNNTDAIFKADSNGTLVTTNFKPQVNILSISLGGEWAFQPNQQLNPYVGAGLAANFFSGTFTFGQSVFVKGEQRNGPMDMKAETRIGFYLDAGLDYRLSPQFGINGGIKYSLINPIGKGADDEEEIGENEIDLGDQEHTEDGIDFPARTISSFNGYLGVSFYFGAPKTKKK, encoded by the coding sequence ATGAAAAAGATCAACGTTTTAGTTTTACTTATAGTATCATTATTTATTGGGAGCGGAATTTCATACGCTCAGCCAAAGATAACACTTAACGCATACGGCGGATACGGTGTACCATTAGGTGACTTTGCAACTGAAGTTCCAACAAACACGAGAGCAGATGCAGATTATTTTCCATATTATACAAAGCAATTATTAACCTTTGGCGCAGACGGAAAGCTTGCATTTGGAAAGACCGGTAACGGAAGAGTAGTATTTGGAATTGGTTACAACATGTTCAGCAACAATACAGACGCTATATTCAAAGCAGATTCAAACGGAACGCTCGTAACAACAAACTTTAAGCCACAAGTAAACATACTATCCATCTCACTTGGAGGTGAGTGGGCATTCCAGCCAAACCAACAGCTGAATCCATATGTTGGCGCAGGTCTTGCGGCTAACTTTTTCAGCGGTACATTCACATTCGGCCAGTCAGTATTCGTAAAAGGCGAGCAAAGGAACGGACCGATGGACATGAAAGCTGAAACCAGAATCGGTTTTTACCTGGATGCAGGTCTGGATTATAGACTCAGTCCGCAATTTGGTATCAACGGCGGTATCAAGTACAGCTTAATTAACCCGATAGGAAAAGGCGCAGATGACGAAGAAGAGATCGGTGAGAATGAAATAGACCTTGGCGACCAGGAACATACAGAAGATGGAATTGATTTTCCTGCGAGGACTATCAGTTCGTTCAACGGTTATTTAGGTGTATCATTCTATTTTGGAGCTCCTAAAACTAAGAAAAAATAA
- a CDS encoding metallophosphoesterase encodes MTTLIRYLKGNKRLPGKYETLLAFTPITVFLAPIIVAFFDEKLFELPRLILIPICILYSLLFITGLHVLIRQLFTAPFSIVDFLMSRFEKGRERLKSFKRKREKVKFDSSRRRFISASAAAVSGYVFVSAGAGVVGKDDYEIVRKTITIKNLPENLKGTTISLVSDIHSGPYMKLDTMRDYCSVINSLKSDIILIPGDMTSSEKVEIAPFVNAFRDLRAEHGVYATLGNHDYLSQPDYIADAISADTPIRMLRNDALVINKNGEKFCLLGMEDTKESMVEDWDVLNGYLDKTIDKARYHFDSYSTMPKVLLCHKPYFFRDMSQKGIDLILSGHTHGGQVVLAKFGSLNISMASTVSEYVSGLYSANGSQMYVSRGIGSSSIPLRLNCPPEITQITLV; translated from the coding sequence ATGACAACCTTAATCAGGTACCTAAAAGGAAATAAAAGACTACCGGGCAAGTATGAAACCCTTCTTGCATTCACACCGATTACCGTTTTTTTAGCCCCTATCATTGTTGCCTTCTTCGACGAAAAACTTTTTGAACTCCCGCGACTGATACTGATACCGATATGTATATTGTATTCGCTCTTGTTTATAACGGGACTGCACGTCTTGATAAGACAGCTTTTTACGGCTCCCTTCTCGATTGTAGATTTTTTGATGAGCCGTTTCGAGAAGGGGAGGGAGCGGCTCAAAAGCTTTAAAAGAAAAAGAGAAAAAGTAAAGTTCGATAGTTCGAGGCGTAGGTTCATTTCCGCCTCAGCCGCCGCCGTTTCAGGGTATGTGTTCGTCAGTGCCGGTGCCGGGGTTGTAGGAAAGGACGATTACGAGATCGTCCGAAAGACCATCACTATTAAAAACCTTCCCGAAAACTTAAAAGGTACCACGATATCTCTAGTCAGCGACATTCACAGCGGTCCTTATATGAAGCTTGATACGATGCGTGACTATTGCAGTGTGATAAACTCACTCAAATCCGACATTATACTCATACCTGGTGATATGACTAGCTCCGAAAAAGTAGAGATTGCGCCCTTCGTAAATGCTTTCCGTGACCTTCGAGCCGAACATGGTGTTTATGCCACCCTCGGAAATCATGACTACCTATCACAGCCCGATTACATTGCCGATGCTATATCCGCAGACACTCCCATCCGCATGCTAAGAAACGATGCACTTGTTATTAATAAAAACGGTGAAAAATTCTGTCTCCTCGGTATGGAAGATACCAAAGAAAGCATGGTGGAGGACTGGGATGTTCTTAACGGCTACCTTGATAAAACGATTGATAAGGCTCGATATCATTTTGACTCCTATAGCACGATGCCAAAGGTCCTCCTCTGCCATAAGCCTTACTTCTTCCGCGACATGTCCCAAAAGGGAATTGACCTGATTCTCAGCGGACATACCCACGGCGGACAGGTAGTTCTCGCCAAATTCGGCAGCCTGAATATCTCAATGGCATCCACTGTAAGCGAGTACGTTAGCGGGTTGTACTCCGCTAACGGATCACAAATGTACGTTTCGCGAGGGATCGGGTCATCCAGCATCCCGCTCCGCCTAAATTGCCCTCCCGAGATCACACAAATAACTCTCGTATAA
- a CDS encoding T9SS type A sorting domain-containing protein, translating into MRTIVYSLIIGLFTLNAGFAQWMVQSSGTSTFINAAYFHDENTGWACANNLVLKTTNGGDNWTNTPVPGSHVAITFTDENNGWICGQFGELLKTTDGGNTWTPKPSGITYHFNDIQFYDQNTGFAVGFGRTFIRTTNGGDNWSNVLPPGNFPTLYSLYIMNANDIYATADLSYIYKSGDGGNTWDSITVGMQNPFFSIYFLNYNTGWALGCCGMYFKTTDAGNSWTPEQYLTPGFTIYSANFINENTGWMSADAGYIMRTTDGGTTWDSLASGTSTDLRTIQFVNDQTGWVVGNEGIILKTTNGGGQGWNVGIQQISTGIPEEYELGQNYPNPFNPSTNINFSLPKAGNVKLVIYDMLGREVSVLVDKTLNAGSFEYNFEAKNLNSGVYFYRLITEDFSQTKKMLLIK; encoded by the coding sequence ATGAGAACAATTGTATACAGTTTGATCATAGGGCTTTTCACATTAAACGCGGGCTTTGCGCAATGGATGGTTCAGTCATCGGGAACGAGCACTTTTATAAACGCGGCATATTTTCATGATGAGAATACGGGGTGGGCATGCGCGAACAATCTTGTACTAAAAACGACGAACGGCGGGGACAACTGGACAAACACCCCCGTACCGGGTTCTCATGTTGCAATAACATTTACGGACGAAAATAACGGATGGATCTGCGGACAGTTTGGCGAGCTATTGAAAACAACAGACGGAGGAAATACATGGACCCCAAAACCTTCCGGTATCACTTACCATTTTAATGACATACAATTTTACGATCAGAATACGGGATTTGCCGTTGGATTTGGCAGGACATTCATAAGGACGACGAACGGCGGGGATAACTGGAGCAATGTTTTACCTCCCGGCAACTTTCCGACACTATACTCATTGTATATAATGAATGCTAACGATATCTACGCGACAGCCGATCTTTCATATATATATAAGTCCGGAGACGGGGGAAATACATGGGATTCCATTACGGTAGGTATGCAAAATCCATTCTTTTCAATCTACTTCCTGAACTATAATACAGGATGGGCACTCGGATGCTGTGGAATGTATTTTAAGACGACGGACGCGGGTAACTCGTGGACACCGGAGCAATACCTAACACCGGGCTTCACAATTTACTCGGCAAACTTTATTAACGAGAACACCGGATGGATGTCAGCAGATGCGGGATACATAATGAGAACGACAGACGGAGGAACAACGTGGGACTCCCTCGCTTCGGGAACATCAACCGACCTGAGAACGATCCAGTTCGTCAACGATCAGACAGGATGGGTGGTAGGCAACGAAGGCATTATATTGAAAACGACAAACGGAGGAGGACAGGGATGGAACGTTGGCATTCAGCAAATCTCCACAGGTATCCCTGAAGAATATGAGCTGGGGCAAAATTACCCCAATCCATTTAATCCTTCGACTAACATTAACTTTAGTCTGCCTAAGGCGGGTAATGTAAAGTTAGTCATATATGACATGCTGGGACGCGAAGTCAGTGTTTTAGTTGACAAAACACTCAATGCCGGCAGTTTTGAATATAATTTTGAGGCAAAGAATCTGAACAGCGGGGTATATTTTTACAGGCTAATTACCGAGGATTTCAGCCAAACGAAAAAGATGCTGTTAATTAAGTAA
- a CDS encoding T9SS type A sorting domain-containing protein produces MKKRQVLIIPLLFMIALVYSFTQLNKTGEAGLDYDQVVVAFVTYNDHGNNLYIDNLTLGSRPSTVDLAITGVDSIPPGTYYTPGPSAMTIYPRFHITNIGSQASVDTQYAFLRITALSYFDSTEIGSISAGYDTVVQFDSIVVPPGTGLDMFAYLRVLGDTLRYNDSIYQYTLFQEGVQRNVLFQEFTSATSSGCAVNNVGMNNFINTNFSTITAIKYPWGIPSQNDSMYLSSKVQVDSLVNYFNASLVPLAYADGNTLIALPYNTDSLLNAPYQYRRAIGSPVSVSVTDSLSGNTVTSKIDMNIVSALPPGNYRLKVNAMQRVVQYDTIPTNWYDSTFYDVFRKALPGIHGVPITTSPGMQSFTYTYTVQPGWDASQMFTAVFIENEDTKEVLNSAKGGHFMPNPLQSVRRNFTGRDMIPFDAKIPYSVNGFTVTTGMPFNIKESPSVTDPQYKYFVQLFEGYYPTPGWTIINPDALFTWRRYTGANGPTFTGTHSMQMPFYDYDTTNAYRRDTLKSVIYYGLRDSNQMTFNYAYAPYSNTYRDSLKVLISVDGGLTYPFEVFNKGGNGLATAPATSTAFSPNNSGQWSTDTVQLEGIVSVEPISGSVPDGFTLSQNYPNPFNPATKITFSIPARTYASLKVYDIAGREIRSFVNAFIQAGVYSVDFDGSALASGVYFYRLVTDEFVETKKMVLIK; encoded by the coding sequence ATGAAGAAAAGACAGGTATTGATAATTCCCCTGCTGTTTATGATAGCATTAGTGTATTCCTTCACACAGTTAAATAAGACGGGAGAGGCAGGACTAGACTATGACCAGGTGGTTGTGGCATTCGTAACATATAACGATCACGGAAACAATCTTTATATAGATAATCTCACGCTGGGATCGAGACCAAGCACGGTCGACCTGGCAATAACGGGAGTGGACAGCATACCTCCGGGAACATATTATACACCGGGTCCATCCGCCATGACTATTTATCCGAGGTTTCACATTACGAATATAGGATCGCAGGCATCGGTCGATACACAGTACGCCTTTTTAAGAATTACGGCACTTTCATATTTCGATTCAACGGAAATAGGATCAATATCGGCAGGGTACGATACAGTGGTGCAGTTCGATTCTATCGTGGTGCCCCCGGGTACGGGGCTGGACATGTTCGCGTACCTGCGAGTACTGGGTGATACACTCCGATATAATGACTCGATATACCAGTACACGCTTTTCCAGGAGGGTGTGCAGAGGAACGTTTTATTCCAGGAGTTTACGAGCGCTACGAGTTCCGGATGCGCGGTAAACAACGTCGGGATGAATAATTTCATTAATACGAATTTCAGCACGATAACAGCGATCAAGTACCCGTGGGGAATTCCCTCGCAGAACGATTCGATGTATCTGAGCAGTAAGGTGCAAGTGGATTCACTGGTAAATTATTTTAACGCGTCGCTCGTACCTCTGGCATACGCAGACGGGAATACACTAATAGCACTGCCGTATAATACGGATTCACTGCTCAATGCGCCGTACCAATACAGACGCGCAATAGGCTCACCCGTGTCGGTGAGCGTGACAGATTCGCTTTCGGGAAACACGGTGACGTCGAAGATAGACATGAATATAGTATCGGCTCTCCCCCCGGGGAATTACCGGCTAAAGGTGAACGCGATGCAAAGGGTGGTACAGTACGATACGATACCCACAAACTGGTACGACTCTACATTTTATGATGTATTCAGGAAGGCATTACCGGGAATACACGGAGTACCGATCACTACATCACCGGGAATGCAGTCGTTCACATACACATATACCGTACAGCCGGGCTGGGACGCGTCGCAGATGTTCACGGCAGTCTTTATAGAGAACGAGGACACGAAAGAAGTACTCAACAGCGCGAAGGGCGGTCACTTCATGCCGAACCCACTGCAAAGCGTGCGAAGGAACTTCACCGGGCGGGACATGATACCGTTCGACGCGAAGATACCTTACAGCGTGAATGGATTTACGGTGACGACGGGGATGCCGTTTAACATTAAGGAAAGTCCGAGCGTGACAGATCCGCAGTACAAGTATTTTGTGCAGTTATTCGAGGGGTACTATCCGACACCGGGATGGACGATAATAAACCCGGACGCGCTATTTACGTGGAGGCGGTACACAGGCGCCAACGGGCCAACATTTACGGGGACGCACTCGATGCAGATGCCGTTTTATGATTACGATACGACAAACGCATACAGACGGGATACACTAAAATCGGTAATATACTACGGATTGCGGGATTCCAACCAGATGACATTTAATTACGCGTACGCGCCATACAGCAATACGTACAGGGACAGCCTTAAGGTGCTGATCTCCGTTGATGGTGGTCTTACGTATCCGTTCGAGGTATTCAACAAGGGTGGAAACGGGCTGGCGACAGCGCCGGCGACGTCGACGGCATTCTCGCCGAATAATTCGGGACAATGGTCGACCGATACGGTCCAGCTGGAAGGAATAGTCAGCGTGGAGCCAATATCAGGCAGTGTACCGGACGGATTTACACTCAGCCAGAACTATCCGAATCCATTTAACCCGGCGACAAAGATAACATTTTCAATACCGGCGAGGACGTACGCATCACTCAAAGTGTACGATATTGCGGGTAGAGAAATCAGGTCATTCGTGAACGCATTTATCCAGGCAGGAGTGTATTCGGTAGACTTTGACGGAAGCGCACTGGCAAGCGGAGTATATTTTTACAGGCTGGTCACAGATGAGTTTGTTGAAACAAAAAAAATGGTTTTAATAAAATAA
- a CDS encoding TonB-dependent receptor produces MRTSGYILIFILFLSGISTAQNKITGTVSDAETGEKLSNVLIFIEDVQKSYFTNYKGEFDVTGLPDGYLGFQFSLVGYKNFSLKIDTKQVKEPLDVKLISAELTTDEIIVTETRIDKPYQSDKITFKDLQRDGTMNVSEAITKIPGVWQLSTGSGISKPVIRGLYGNRIGIMVNGIRFDNQQWQDEHGLVMSSDGIDNIEVIKGPRSLLYGPEAIGGVVNITHEKPAPVGTNMADLNTKFFTNTLGILADVGLKGAEKDFNWLVRFGGETHADYLDGNEDRIPETRFGGYTIKGAFGSHQGIWVGNLNYDYTRYTYGVLEEKEFAKELIKNETRFDRSFNGPHHNLNVHNIVLQNTFITGKSKYKVNLGYTYNRRQEIEGNDERFLPDSLQLGNLDMILRTNSFDGSWGYDINRFTNLVVGSQDFYQQNQNSGERRLIPNADVSSLSLTSILNYKKDKLGFEGGARFDRYHLTTEEYGVPDSIGYFPALERTFNSVNGSAGVLYWFNKHFLAKTNFSTGFRAPNLAELTSNGLHEGTFQYEIGNPNFESEQSYEGDLGLVLESKYVSFDIAGYNNRINNYIYLGQTTDTIQGYPVFQYYQSDATLRGLEADLDVKPFDWLGIRATYSTVHAKREDGEYLPLIPADKITLGAHVELENWKFFYNPYFELSTYSALKKTRLGENEVSVPGYTLLNAYFGCDLRFEKQLINISISCTNMLNKVYVDFMSRIKYIHTTIDGKTYNANNMGRNIVVAIKVPFQLSYN; encoded by the coding sequence TTGAGAACTTCAGGCTACATATTAATATTCATTTTATTTTTAAGCGGGATATCCACCGCTCAAAACAAAATAACCGGAACAGTAAGCGACGCAGAGACCGGCGAGAAACTTTCCAATGTTTTGATATTCATCGAGGACGTCCAAAAATCCTATTTTACCAATTACAAAGGTGAATTCGATGTTACGGGTTTACCGGACGGCTATCTGGGATTCCAGTTTTCATTGGTGGGTTATAAGAATTTCAGCCTTAAAATAGATACCAAACAGGTAAAAGAGCCATTAGACGTAAAACTAATATCGGCTGAGCTTACAACGGATGAGATCATAGTTACAGAAACACGCATAGACAAACCATACCAATCCGACAAGATAACATTTAAGGACCTGCAGAGGGACGGCACAATGAACGTCTCCGAAGCAATTACAAAGATACCGGGGGTTTGGCAACTTTCGACAGGGTCGGGAATATCCAAACCCGTGATAAGGGGATTGTACGGCAACAGGATAGGTATTATGGTAAATGGAATAAGATTTGACAACCAGCAGTGGCAGGACGAACATGGGCTGGTGATGAGCAGTGACGGAATAGATAATATAGAGGTGATCAAGGGACCGCGAAGTCTGCTATACGGACCGGAGGCAATAGGCGGTGTCGTAAATATCACGCATGAGAAACCCGCACCGGTAGGAACAAACATGGCGGACCTTAACACAAAATTTTTCACAAATACTCTTGGGATACTCGCAGACGTCGGATTAAAAGGAGCAGAGAAGGATTTTAACTGGCTGGTAAGGTTTGGAGGAGAGACACATGCGGATTACCTGGACGGGAACGAGGACAGGATACCGGAGACGAGATTCGGAGGATACACGATAAAGGGCGCATTCGGTTCACACCAGGGTATCTGGGTAGGAAATCTTAATTATGATTACACGAGGTACACGTACGGGGTACTGGAGGAAAAGGAGTTCGCAAAAGAGCTTATTAAAAACGAGACGCGTTTTGACAGGAGCTTTAACGGACCCCATCACAACCTGAACGTTCACAATATCGTCTTGCAGAATACATTCATAACGGGAAAATCAAAATACAAGGTCAACCTCGGATATACATATAACAGGAGACAGGAAATAGAAGGAAATGACGAGCGATTCCTGCCGGACAGCCTGCAACTAGGAAACCTGGATATGATATTGAGAACAAATTCATTCGACGGAAGCTGGGGATATGATATAAACAGATTCACGAATTTAGTCGTCGGCTCACAGGATTTTTACCAGCAGAATCAGAACTCCGGTGAGAGGAGATTGATACCAAATGCAGACGTTTCTTCGCTTTCACTGACAAGCATATTGAATTACAAAAAGGATAAGCTGGGCTTCGAGGGAGGAGCGAGGTTCGACAGATACCATTTGACGACGGAAGAGTACGGAGTGCCGGATTCCATCGGTTACTTCCCTGCTCTCGAGCGGACATTCAATTCAGTGAACGGGTCAGCGGGCGTATTGTACTGGTTCAACAAGCACTTTCTCGCCAAGACGAATTTTTCGACGGGTTTCAGAGCACCCAATCTGGCTGAACTAACATCGAACGGGCTGCATGAGGGAACATTCCAGTATGAGATAGGAAATCCGAATTTCGAAAGCGAGCAGAGCTATGAGGGCGACCTGGGGCTGGTGCTGGAAAGCAAGTATGTTTCATTCGATATCGCGGGTTACAATAACAGGATAAACAATTATATTTACCTCGGTCAGACAACGGATACGATACAGGGCTATCCGGTATTCCAGTATTATCAATCGGATGCAACGCTGAGGGGACTGGAAGCGGACCTGGATGTAAAGCCCTTCGACTGGCTGGGCATAAGGGCAACTTATTCCACGGTTCACGCAAAGCGGGAGGACGGAGAATATCTGCCATTGATACCGGCTGACAAGATCACGCTTGGGGCGCATGTCGAGCTGGAGAACTGGAAATTCTTTTACAACCCGTATTTCGAATTATCTACCTACTCGGCATTGAAAAAAACAAGGCTCGGTGAGAACGAGGTATCAGTACCGGGATATACACTGCTCAATGCTTACTTCGGGTGCGACCTGCGTTTCGAGAAGCAATTGATCAATATATCGATAAGCTGTACGAACATGCTGAACAAGGTGTATGTGGATTTTATGTCGAGGATAAAGTATATACATACGACGATAGACGGAAAGACATATAACGCGAACAACATGGGCAGGAATATAGTGGTGGCAATAAAGGTACCCTTCCAGCTGTCGTATAATTAG